In the Tautonia rosea genome, one interval contains:
- a CDS encoding Dabb family protein has translation MRNMMIRPVLAAVAGALVMAAVLSMTGQSEAEPVTAVAAAPLAHMVFFTLANRSEANAQKLVDACHQYLDGHEGTVYFSAGTRAEEFDREVNVTDFDVALHLVFEDKAAHDTYQDHPRHLEFIEKNKELWSTVRVFDSYVSGSSGR, from the coding sequence ATGCGTAACATGATGATTCGTCCGGTGCTGGCCGCCGTTGCCGGGGCCCTAGTGATGGCCGCGGTCCTGTCGATGACCGGGCAATCGGAAGCCGAGCCGGTGACGGCGGTCGCAGCCGCGCCGCTGGCCCACATGGTCTTCTTCACGCTGGCGAACCGATCGGAGGCGAACGCCCAGAAATTGGTCGATGCCTGCCATCAGTACCTCGACGGCCACGAGGGGACCGTCTATTTCTCGGCCGGCACCCGAGCCGAGGAGTTCGACCGCGAGGTGAACGTCACCGATTTCGACGTCGCGCTGCACCTGGTCTTCGAAGACAAGGCCGCGCACGACACCTACCAGGACCACCCGCGCCACCTGGAATTCATCGAGAAGAACAAGGAACTGTGGTCGACCGTCCGGGTCTTCGACTCATACGTGTCCGGATCGTCGGGCCGCTGA
- a CDS encoding PASTA domain-containing protein yields MAQIQRMPFRGSATLGRGVNTLKGEFVGKALKVVSKEQLSTTGQEALFDVQITETHDALMESLGLSVEASGRYGMFSAEGKFSLSEKSKFNASSTFVVASCRVQNAFEMVDSVEVLPEAMRLLEEPERWRTTFGTSFVRGLQTGGELYIVFQTTSTSREAQSSLGISFQAACQGLMAAAEFEMQLNKAKESTSQKTETSILMYQRAGQDERIGYVSDPGEIIKRLREFPAIARANPAGYEVEVADYNTLALPEINNEEVADREMSLTDCARLRLRYMTRRNDIEFARENRQFFVDLPPDEDLADLWEKYSRAVAAVQLHAQKIAGRRIPPLLFDPTLLEPPLDLPVINLRRVDLPSEILVPQLVGNPIDNAKAQLKTIGLEHETTYVTVEENSGKPLNTVIAQDPLAGTKVQPGARVRLTQNVVPGNSRFVYMARTPNPRLAELIRRGG; encoded by the coding sequence ATGGCTCAGATTCAGAGAATGCCCTTCCGGGGCTCGGCCACACTCGGCCGGGGCGTCAATACGCTCAAGGGCGAGTTCGTGGGCAAGGCGCTGAAGGTGGTCAGTAAAGAGCAGTTGTCGACCACCGGCCAGGAGGCCCTGTTCGACGTGCAGATCACCGAGACGCACGACGCGCTGATGGAGAGCCTGGGGCTCTCGGTCGAGGCGAGCGGTCGTTACGGGATGTTCTCGGCGGAAGGGAAGTTCTCCCTCTCGGAGAAGAGCAAATTCAACGCGTCGTCGACGTTCGTGGTGGCGAGCTGCCGGGTTCAGAATGCCTTCGAGATGGTCGACTCGGTCGAGGTGCTGCCGGAAGCGATGCGGCTGCTGGAGGAGCCGGAACGCTGGAGGACCACGTTCGGTACGTCGTTCGTCCGCGGCCTGCAGACGGGGGGGGAACTCTACATCGTCTTCCAGACGACCTCGACGAGCCGGGAGGCGCAAAGTTCGCTGGGAATTTCCTTCCAGGCGGCGTGCCAGGGGTTGATGGCGGCGGCCGAATTCGAGATGCAATTGAACAAGGCGAAGGAGTCGACGTCGCAGAAGACCGAGACCTCGATCTTGATGTATCAGCGAGCCGGTCAGGACGAGCGGATCGGTTACGTCTCCGACCCTGGGGAGATCATCAAGCGCCTGCGCGAATTCCCTGCGATCGCGCGGGCCAATCCGGCGGGATACGAGGTTGAGGTCGCCGACTACAACACGCTGGCGCTTCCTGAGATCAACAATGAGGAGGTCGCCGATCGCGAGATGTCGTTGACCGACTGCGCCCGGCTCCGACTGCGCTACATGACCCGGCGCAACGACATCGAGTTCGCGCGAGAGAACCGCCAGTTCTTCGTCGATTTACCGCCCGACGAGGATCTGGCCGACCTCTGGGAAAAATACAGCCGGGCGGTTGCGGCCGTCCAGCTCCACGCTCAGAAGATCGCCGGCCGGAGGATCCCACCCCTGCTCTTCGACCCGACGCTCCTCGAACCCCCGCTCGACCTGCCCGTGATCAACCTCCGCCGTGTCGACCTGCCGTCGGAGATCCTGGTCCCCCAGCTCGTGGGCAACCCGATCGATAATGCCAAGGCCCAACTCAAGACGATCGGCCTGGAGCACGAGACGACTTACGTGACGGTGGAGGAAAACTCGGGCAAGCCGCTCAACACGGTGATCGCGCAGGATCCTCTTGCAGGGACGAAGGTCCAGCCGGGCGCGCGGGTCCGGCTGACGCAGAATGTTGTCCCTGGCAACTCTCGGTTTGTGTACATGGCAAGGACT